Proteins from one Sphingomonas sp. HF-S4 genomic window:
- the glmS gene encoding glutamine--fructose-6-phosphate transaminase (isomerizing) — protein sequence MCGIVGIIGTQDVSERLFEGLKRLEYRGYDSAGIATLHDGEIDRRRAEGKLVNLGARLAESPLPGTIGIAHTRWATHGAPTEDNAHPHIVGDVSIVHNGIIENFKPLRDALIAEGREFKSQTDTEVVAHLVSRELEAGRSPREAVAAVLPQLHGAFAVAFLFRGEPDLLICGRLGAPLTVGYGEGENYLGSDAHALAGLTQRIAYLEEGDWAVVTRDTIEIFDRDNNAVTRPIVASGVSPALIDKGNHRHFMLKEIYEQPVVVAQTLASYIRPVEQKVALPDMSFDLSKIERVAIVACGTASYVGMIGKYWIERFARLPVEVDVASEFRYRDPVLLPNTLGVVVSQSGETADTLAALRHMKAEGVTTAGIINVPTSSMAREVDLLLSTHAGPEIGVASTKAFTCQLAVMAALAVNLARAKGKLGDEEEREIVRHLIEAPAAINAALAHDAEIEGMAHTIAAARDVLYLGRGPDYPLALEGALKLKEISYIHAEGYASGEMKHGPIALIDEHVPLIVLAPSGPLFDKTVSNMQEAKARGARVVLISDAEGLAQAGDDAVATIEMPSVHPLIAPLVYAVPVQLLAYHVAVAKGTDVDQPRNLAKSVTVE from the coding sequence ATGTGTGGAATCGTCGGCATCATCGGAACGCAGGACGTCTCCGAGCGGCTGTTCGAAGGGCTCAAGCGGCTCGAATATCGCGGCTATGATTCGGCGGGCATCGCGACGCTGCACGACGGCGAGATCGACCGCCGTCGCGCCGAGGGCAAGCTGGTCAATCTGGGCGCACGCCTTGCCGAGAGCCCGCTCCCCGGCACGATCGGCATCGCCCACACCCGCTGGGCGACGCACGGCGCGCCGACCGAGGACAATGCCCATCCGCACATCGTCGGCGACGTCTCGATCGTCCACAACGGCATCATCGAGAACTTCAAGCCGCTGCGCGACGCGCTGATCGCCGAGGGCCGCGAGTTCAAGAGCCAGACCGACACCGAAGTCGTCGCGCATCTCGTCAGCCGCGAGCTCGAAGCCGGCAGGAGCCCGCGCGAGGCCGTCGCCGCGGTGCTGCCCCAGCTCCACGGCGCCTTTGCGGTCGCTTTCCTGTTCCGCGGTGAGCCCGACCTGCTGATCTGCGGCCGCCTCGGCGCGCCGCTTACCGTCGGCTATGGCGAAGGCGAGAATTATCTCGGTTCGGACGCGCATGCGCTCGCCGGGCTCACCCAGCGCATCGCCTATCTAGAGGAAGGCGACTGGGCCGTCGTCACGCGCGACACGATCGAGATCTTCGATCGCGACAACAACGCCGTCACCCGTCCGATCGTCGCCTCGGGCGTGTCGCCCGCGCTGATCGACAAGGGCAATCACCGCCACTTCATGCTCAAGGAGATCTACGAGCAGCCGGTCGTCGTCGCGCAGACGCTGGCATCGTACATCCGCCCGGTCGAGCAGAAGGTCGCGCTCCCCGACATGAGTTTTGATCTCAGCAAGATCGAGCGCGTCGCGATCGTCGCCTGCGGCACGGCGTCGTACGTCGGCATGATCGGGAAATACTGGATCGAGCGCTTCGCCCGCCTGCCGGTGGAAGTCGATGTCGCTTCCGAATTCCGCTATCGCGATCCGGTCCTGCTGCCCAACACGCTCGGCGTCGTCGTCAGCCAGTCGGGCGAGACCGCCGACACGCTTGCCGCGCTGCGCCACATGAAGGCCGAAGGCGTCACCACCGCGGGCATCATCAACGTGCCGACCAGCTCGATGGCGCGCGAAGTCGACCTGCTGCTCTCGACGCATGCCGGCCCCGAGATCGGCGTCGCCTCGACCAAGGCATTCACCTGCCAGCTCGCGGTGATGGCCGCGCTCGCGGTCAACCTCGCCCGCGCCAAGGGCAAGCTAGGGGACGAAGAAGAACGCGAAATCGTCCGCCACCTGATCGAGGCGCCTGCCGCGATCAACGCCGCGCTCGCGCACGATGCCGAGATCGAGGGCATGGCGCACACCATCGCCGCGGCGCGCGACGTGCTCTATCTCGGCCGCGGCCCGGATTATCCGCTGGCGCTCGAGGGTGCGCTCAAGCTCAAGGAAATCAGCTACATCCATGCCGAAGGCTATGCCTCGGGCGAGATGAAGCACGGCCCGATCGCGCTGATCGACGAACATGTGCCGCTGATCGTCCTCGCGCCTTCGGGCCCGCTGTTCGACAAGACTGTATCGAACATGCAGGAGGCCAAGGCGCGTGGCGCACGCGTCGTGCTGATATCGGACGCCGAAGGGCTGGCCCAGGCTGGTGACGACGCCGTCGCGACGATCGAGATGCCGAGCGTCCACCCGCTGATCGCGCCTCTGGTCTACGCCGTCCCGGTCCAGCTGCTGGCGTACCACGTCGCCGTGGCCAAGGGCACCGACGTCGATCAGCCGCGCAACCTCGCCAAGTCGGTGACGGTCGAATAG
- a CDS encoding HAD-IA family hydrolase: protein MTDFPFDLVGFDLDGTLFDTSADLADAVNHALALLGRPALGVDAVRPMIGRGGKFMLQQGLEASGGCDPAVLERLYPELLDYYGANIARATCAFPGLTAALDALQARGAKAAIVTNKAENLAVKLVAELGLDHRFACVIGGDTMGPDGRKPSPAGIEEMIRRCGGARAAFVGDSIFDIEAARAAGIPSIAVSFGFLSQPVGTLGADAVIDHFDELLPVLDRLGTT from the coding sequence ATGACCGACTTTCCCTTCGACCTTGTCGGGTTCGATCTCGACGGAACCTTGTTCGACACCAGCGCCGACCTGGCCGATGCGGTCAATCACGCGCTGGCGCTGCTCGGGCGGCCGGCGCTGGGCGTCGATGCGGTCCGGCCGATGATCGGGCGCGGGGGGAAATTCATGCTGCAGCAGGGGCTCGAAGCGTCGGGCGGGTGCGACCCCGCCGTGCTGGAACGGCTCTATCCGGAGCTGCTCGATTATTATGGCGCCAACATCGCGCGGGCGACCTGCGCCTTTCCCGGCCTGACAGCGGCGCTGGATGCGCTTCAGGCACGCGGGGCCAAGGCCGCGATCGTCACCAACAAGGCCGAGAACCTCGCAGTGAAGCTGGTCGCCGAGCTCGGGCTAGACCATCGCTTTGCCTGCGTGATCGGCGGCGACACGATGGGCCCCGACGGCCGCAAGCCCTCCCCCGCCGGCATCGAGGAGATGATCCGGCGTTGCGGCGGCGCGCGCGCAGCCTTTGTCGGCGATTCGATCTTCGACATCGAGGCGGCACGCGCCGCCGGCATCCCCTCGATCGCAGTCAGCTTCGGCTTCCTGTCGCAGCCGGTCGGCACGCTGGGCGCCGACGCAGTGATCGACCATTTCGACGAACTCTTGCCCGTGCTCGACCGGCTGGGCACTACCTGA
- a CDS encoding GAF domain-containing protein, with translation MGASVTPKPVGAFGFGGRIAVARLAELVQLTLVADAAIIDLRAYAERQRAIGAAECLETAGILLPGGKTEFAEAMLWQLADPIEAGANGFSSYAGAPLHDADGALLGRIVALQRGQRSFDGHDLKILRTVADIVTDLLAPPQPAS, from the coding sequence GTGGGCGCTTCCGTCACGCCTAAGCCCGTGGGCGCCTTCGGGTTCGGCGGCCGGATCGCCGTCGCGAGGCTCGCCGAGCTCGTCCAACTCACCTTGGTCGCCGATGCGGCGATCATCGATCTTCGCGCTTATGCCGAGCGCCAGCGCGCGATCGGCGCCGCCGAGTGCCTGGAGACCGCGGGCATCCTGTTGCCGGGCGGCAAAACCGAATTCGCCGAAGCGATGTTGTGGCAACTCGCCGACCCGATTGAGGCCGGGGCGAACGGCTTTTCTTCTTATGCCGGAGCGCCGCTGCACGATGCCGACGGCGCGCTGCTCGGGCGGATCGTGGCGCTCCAGCGCGGCCAGCGCAGCTTCGACGGGCACGACCTCAAGATCCTGCGCACCGTCGCCGATATCGTGACGGACCTGCTGGCGCCGCCTCAGCCGGCCAGCTGA
- the rfbG gene encoding CDP-glucose 4,6-dehydratase, with protein MSGWAGRRVLVTGHTGFKGSWLSLWLHALGAEVTGFALPPPSRPSLFETARIAELVRHVESDVRDLAAVRAVIEASQPEAIFHLAAQPLVRLSYREPVETYATNVMGTVHVLDAARRSPDVRAIVCVTSDKCYDNREWVWPYRESDPMGGHDPYSSSKGCAELVAAAWRNSFFAEDGPALATVRAGNVIGGGDWAEDRLVPDLVRAFEAGAAPLIRSPDAVRPWQHVLEALGGYLQIAERMLAGERRFADAWNFGPSDEDARPVGWIVERMRAAWGGGSAAAVADSGPRPHEAGLLRLDCSKARAALGWRPALSLDQALDWIVAWHKAVGDGTDARAVTLAQIADYAEASGQRLRHAA; from the coding sequence GTGAGCGGCTGGGCGGGTCGCCGCGTCCTCGTCACCGGGCATACCGGCTTCAAGGGGAGCTGGCTGAGCCTGTGGCTCCATGCGCTGGGTGCCGAGGTAACCGGCTTCGCGCTGCCGCCGCCTTCGCGGCCGAGCCTGTTCGAAACCGCGCGGATCGCCGAGCTAGTCCGCCATGTCGAAAGCGATGTGCGCGACCTGGCGGCGGTGCGCGCCGTGATCGAGGCATCGCAGCCCGAGGCGATCTTCCACCTTGCCGCGCAACCGCTGGTCCGCCTCTCCTATCGCGAGCCAGTGGAGACCTATGCGACCAACGTGATGGGGACGGTGCATGTGCTCGACGCGGCGCGGCGGTCACCGGACGTGCGCGCGATCGTCTGCGTCACCAGCGACAAGTGCTACGACAATCGCGAATGGGTGTGGCCCTATCGCGAGAGTGACCCGATGGGTGGGCACGACCCATACAGCAGCAGCAAGGGATGCGCCGAGCTGGTCGCCGCAGCCTGGCGCAACTCGTTCTTCGCGGAAGACGGTCCGGCGCTCGCGACGGTGCGCGCGGGCAACGTCATCGGTGGAGGCGACTGGGCCGAGGACCGGCTGGTGCCCGATCTGGTCCGCGCGTTCGAGGCCGGCGCGGCGCCGCTGATCCGATCGCCCGACGCGGTGCGGCCATGGCAGCATGTGCTCGAGGCGCTGGGCGGCTACCTTCAGATTGCCGAGCGAATGCTGGCCGGCGAACGGCGCTTTGCCGATGCATGGAATTTCGGGCCTTCGGACGAGGATGCGCGGCCGGTCGGGTGGATCGTCGAGCGCATGCGCGCCGCCTGGGGCGGCGGCAGCGCGGCGGCGGTCGCCGACAGCGGGCCGCGCCCGCACGAGGCCGGGCTGCTGCGGCTCGATTGCTCGAAGGCGCGCGCCGCGCTGGGCTGGCGCCCTGCCCTCAGCCTCGACCAGGCGCTCGACTGGATCGTCGCCTGGCACAAGGCCGTGGGCGATGGCACCGACGCGCGCGCAGTAACGCTCGCACAGATTGCCGACTATGCCGAAGCCAGCGGTCAGCGCCTTCGCCACGCCGCCTGA
- the rfbF gene encoding glucose-1-phosphate cytidylyltransferase, whose translation MQTVILAGGLGTRLGEETSVRPKPMVEIGGMPILWHIMKIYSAAGLNDFVICLGYKGYLIKEFFANYFLHTSDVTIDLRGGNGMEVHYARSEPWRITLVETGAATMTGGRLAAIRSYLDPAQPFCFTYGDGVADIDVGQLVAFHKSHGLRATITSVSPPGRFGALEFDAGRVVDFKEKPAGDGGQINGGFFVADPSVLDLVDGPETIWESGPLEQLAHSGELMGYRHDGFWQPMDTLRDKLYLEELWKGGNAPWKRW comes from the coding sequence ATGCAAACCGTAATCCTGGCCGGAGGCCTCGGCACCCGGCTCGGCGAAGAGACCTCGGTCCGGCCCAAGCCGATGGTCGAGATCGGCGGCATGCCGATCCTCTGGCACATCATGAAGATCTATTCGGCGGCCGGGCTCAACGACTTCGTCATCTGCCTCGGCTACAAGGGCTATCTGATCAAGGAGTTCTTCGCCAACTACTTCCTTCACACCTCCGACGTGACGATCGATCTGCGCGGCGGCAACGGCATGGAAGTACATTACGCCCGCAGCGAGCCGTGGCGGATCACCCTGGTCGAGACCGGCGCGGCGACGATGACCGGCGGGCGCCTGGCGGCGATCCGCTCGTATCTCGATCCCGCCCAGCCGTTCTGCTTCACGTATGGCGACGGCGTCGCCGACATCGACGTCGGCCAGCTCGTCGCCTTCCACAAATCGCACGGGCTGCGCGCCACGATCACGTCGGTGTCGCCGCCAGGACGCTTCGGCGCGCTGGAGTTCGATGCGGGCCGCGTCGTCGACTTCAAGGAGAAGCCCGCGGGCGATGGCGGCCAGATCAACGGCGGCTTCTTCGTCGCCGATCCTTCGGTGCTCGATCTGGTCGACGGACCCGAGACGATATGGGAATCGGGGCCGCTCGAGCAGCTTGCGCACAGCGGCGAGCTGATGGGCTATCGCCATGACGGCTTCTGGCAGCCGATGGATACGCTGCGCGACAAGCTCTATCTCGAAGAGCTGTGGAAGGGCGGCAACGCGCCGTGGAAGCGCTGGTGA
- the glmU gene encoding bifunctional UDP-N-acetylglucosamine diphosphorylase/glucosamine-1-phosphate N-acetyltransferase GlmU — MTSPIAAIILAAGKGTRMKSDTHKVLHPLAGRPMLLHLVDSVAALDPARTIVVVGAGRAQVEAAVHPLGVETVEQVEQLGTAHAVLEARSALAGFEGDVLVLFGDVPRVGSATLARMLERLHADDEPATVALGFRPADPAAYGRVIADADGRIDRIVEFKDASPEERAVTLCNSGLFAARAADLFDLLAKVGNDNAAGEYYLPDIVSVAASAGRHSAVIEVPAAEVAGVNSRAELAAVEAEWQQARRAQAMTDGATLIAPKTVWFAHDTRLGRDVLIEPNVFFGPGVEVADRVTIHAFSHIEGAQIASGAVVGPYARLRPGTVLGEDAKVGNFVETKKAVLGKGAKANHLTYLGDAEVGAGANIGAGTITCNYDGFFKYRTSIGEGAFIGSNSALVAPVSIGKDATVAAGSVVTQDVEAGALGLARARQESKPGWGTRFREMMKARKAGGSSK, encoded by the coding sequence ATGACATCGCCAATAGCCGCGATCATCCTTGCCGCGGGCAAGGGCACGCGGATGAAATCCGATACGCACAAGGTGCTCCACCCGCTCGCCGGGCGGCCGATGCTGCTGCACCTGGTCGACAGCGTCGCCGCGCTCGATCCGGCGCGAACGATCGTCGTGGTCGGTGCAGGGCGCGCGCAGGTCGAGGCCGCAGTGCATCCGCTCGGGGTCGAGACCGTCGAGCAGGTCGAGCAACTCGGCACCGCCCATGCCGTGCTCGAAGCGCGATCCGCGCTCGCCGGGTTCGAAGGCGATGTCCTCGTCCTGTTCGGCGACGTTCCAAGGGTCGGCAGCGCGACGCTCGCCCGCATGCTCGAGCGGCTGCACGCCGACGACGAACCCGCGACGGTAGCGCTCGGCTTCCGGCCGGCCGATCCCGCCGCTTATGGCCGGGTTATCGCCGACGCGGACGGGCGCATCGACCGCATCGTCGAGTTCAAGGACGCCTCGCCCGAAGAGCGTGCAGTGACGCTGTGCAATTCGGGGCTGTTCGCGGCGCGCGCGGCGGACCTGTTCGATCTGCTCGCCAAGGTCGGAAACGACAATGCCGCCGGCGAATATTATTTGCCCGACATCGTCAGTGTCGCAGCGTCGGCGGGGCGTCATTCGGCAGTGATCGAAGTCCCCGCCGCCGAAGTCGCCGGGGTCAACAGCCGGGCGGAACTCGCCGCAGTGGAAGCCGAGTGGCAGCAGGCGCGTCGGGCCCAGGCGATGACCGACGGCGCCACGCTGATTGCCCCCAAGACAGTGTGGTTCGCGCACGACACGCGGCTCGGCCGGGACGTGCTGATCGAGCCCAATGTGTTTTTCGGCCCCGGCGTCGAAGTCGCCGACCGTGTCACCATTCACGCCTTCAGCCATATCGAGGGCGCGCAGATCGCTTCCGGCGCGGTGGTCGGCCCCTATGCCCGCCTGCGTCCCGGCACGGTGCTCGGCGAAGATGCCAAGGTCGGCAATTTCGTCGAGACCAAGAAGGCGGTGCTGGGCAAGGGCGCCAAGGCCAACCACCTCACTTATCTCGGCGATGCCGAAGTCGGGGCGGGGGCCAATATCGGCGCCGGCACGATCACCTGCAATTACGACGGCTTCTTCAAATATCGTACGAGCATCGGCGAAGGCGCGTTCATCGGGTCGAACAGCGCGCTGGTCGCGCCCGTGTCGATCGGCAAGGATGCGACCGTCGCCGCCGGATCGGTGGTGACGCAGGATGTAGAGGCCGGCGCGCTGGGCCTCGCCCGCGCACGCCAGGAATCGAAGCCCGGCTGGGGCACGCGCTTCCGCGAAATGATGAAGGCACGCAAGGCGGGAGGTTCGTCGAAATGA